The DNA sequence AGTTGGATCTACGATATCCATTAAACGTTTGTGAGTACGCAATTCATACTGATCACGCGCATCTTTGTTAACGTGTGGAGATATCAATATCGTAAAACGCTCTTTCTTAGTAGGCAAAGGAATTGGACCCTTAACATGAGCTCCGGTACGCTTTGCTGTATCAACAATCTCTGCACATGAACGATCAACTA is a window from the endosymbiont of Galathealinum brachiosum genome containing:
- a CDS encoding 30S ribosomal protein S10, which gives rise to MAASQRIRIRLKSFDHKLVDRSCAEIVDTAKRTGAHVKGPIPLPTKKERFTILISPHVNKDARDQYELRTHKRLMDIVDPTDKTVDALMKLDLAAGVDVQIKLN